One part of the Schistocerca piceifrons isolate TAMUIC-IGC-003096 chromosome 2, iqSchPice1.1, whole genome shotgun sequence genome encodes these proteins:
- the LOC124775421 gene encoding uncharacterized protein LOC124775421, producing MSSTSALSREEYRKIVKRHLQRDDFELAWHAVAALRTDFKGFMGDHLELRVAVSLGNRESEGAKTIELQFFVKSVPLDDAYHGYQKEIMLYGDLLPDMQKHLRCSEYEASTHLSTVPKCYYSRLDFLVLEDLALAGYRMLDPMKPLDVRQCECALKALARLHATSIVFEERGGRRLADKYPLLAQETVYRKETDLTSLVNRLMGRICWT from the coding sequence ATGAGCTCCACGTCAGCACTGTCGCGAGAGGAATACCGCAAGATCGTCAAGAGGCACCTGCAGAGGGACGACTTCGAGTTGGCATGGCACGCGGTGGCTGCACTTAGAACAGACTTTAAGGGCTTTATGGGCGACCACCTGGAGCTGCGTGTAGCTGTGTCATTAGGCAATAGGGAAAGCGAAGGTGCCAAGACCATTGAACTGCAGTTCTTCGTCAAGTCGGTGCCTCTAGATGACGCCTACCATGGTTACCAGAAGGAGATCATGTTGTACGGCGATCTCCTGCCGGACATGCAGAAGCACCTGCGCTGCTCAGAGTACGAGGCTTCAACGCACTTGAGCACCGTCCCGAAGTGCTACTACTCGCGGCTGGATTTTCTGGTGTTGGAGGACCTGGCGTTGGCCGGCTACCGCATGCTGGATCCCATGAAGCCACTGGACGTCCGACAGTGCGAGTGCGCGCTGAAAGCGCTGGCGCGGCTCCACGCCACGTCCATCGTGTTCGAGGAACGAGGGGGCCGACGACTGGCCGACAAGTACCCACTGCTCGCGCAGGAGACCGTCTATAGGAAAGAGACGGACCTTACGTCGCTCGTCAACCGCCTGATGGGCAGGATTTGCTGGACCTAG